The sequence CTAGAATTAGGCTGGCTGCTGTTTCCAGATAAAACGAGAAAAACCTGACTGAGCATGACACAGCATAAGAAATATAGCTTATGTGAACTCAGGTGGTATGTACCCAAAATTACACTGTCTagagaaaaagatgcaaaacCTTAGCTGTACTGGACAAGATCCTACCTCTTAGTGAAGCTGCATAAGGACCATTAAAATATGCTTATATATTATCTCCAAAGAGGATTAAACTATATCAATATAACTATCCATCCACAGAACTTGGTACTATTATTTTAGtagaaaataatcaaaatagcTTACCAGTGCAAACTGTGTGCAGGACAAACCTAAGGCTACTTCACATTGCAGCTCCGTATTACATATATACATAATATTTGAGGGCGACAGGAAGGTGCCGTTACCACTGATGGAAATAATTACTAGTTTCAAAAGCATCCCCTCACTAGTACTTCTCCAAGCAGATGAACTTGATCTCAGACGGAACAATGGACAACGCCACTGTTAATATGTTCTCATGTAACAACCGCTGTATACTAATAACAGGTAAGTTTTGCCCCCAATTCCactcaattatttttcttaagtatGGTCTTTACTAATCATCTGCTTAACAAGATACGCCTCGAGTAACAACTGCTTTCTCCATCTTGGGGATATATTACATGATGGCAGACCACTATATGCCCATCAGTCACATCCATGGCAGCAGGCTGTGATAAGACAAACCAATCCAGTTATTATTGCAGCAACATGAGAAAGACATCAGGCTCatttaaaaggaatattttatttacttaccTGTCTCGATAAGCAGGTAAAGTTATTTTAGTTTCTTTGGATGCGACAGGAGTCCTGGGCCCCTTTTTGGTACTCTGAACAGTCAACTCCTCCATATGAATGAAAACATTAATGAACTTTTTAAAGgactgaaggaaagaaagagagctgGACAGGGAAAGTAGAGTGGTGAAAACAAAAGAGTTGGCACACAAGCTGGCAGCAATTTAAACTTGATATTCAACATATCAAAATATTAGTATCAACATCTCAATCATCTAAGTTCTGGTGCTACACGTGTTTATAATATACATGTGTTTATAATATATTTAGAttcaaataaaagtaaataaagacATTGCTAGACACtaaacaagttttaaaaaagaaatagtgtCAGAACAAGATTGCCATGGTCAAAGGAACACCTCTAATATGGGTTATAAACTGCTAGAGCTGAGATTCAAAGGACCATATCAGCAATTTGCCCCTTAGACAGGACACCCTGGCAGCCTCTTACATGGTGAGGACACAGCAGGACTCTGCAGCAAGAACTGGCTTTCGACAAGTTTCACTCTGTAATCCCCTCTGCCGGGTCCCAAATACCAAGATCCAAATCTCAGAGTGGAGcccacaacaaaaaagcaagagTGTCTCCGCAGAAATGACTGGAAGGGGCATAGCACAAAAACTCCAGGTGGGGGCTTGATGCAGACTAGAAGAATCTCTACTTTGTGAGAAACATTTAATTCAACACAATGAATTACAAGAGGACAGATTTACAGAATAATAACCATAACAGACtgttcaaaaaggaaaataattttcactggCTGCAGTACCAGGTAAGGTTCCCCAAAGCAATACCTGGTagagcagcagcaaagtacAATTCAGTCTTCTTGCAGTACTCCAAATGAGCAATACCaaagaattttgtattttcaaatctTTCAAGAAAAGAGTTAATACAGTATCAATCACTTTGGCATGGGATATTTTTCAAGGAGCTTAAACCTATTCAGATCACTAAGCTGCACTACTCCCAAAGGCTATTACTTTCCAGGCAATTCCCCTGGTCCCTTGCTGTCACTGCTAATCATTCTTACATGATAAAGGCTCTGGGAGCTACTTTCTTCCCCAAGTTTTGGGGTACCAACAACTTGTACAATTGGTTAGTGGCACAATATTTAATCCACCACTTTATACTGTACTCTCAGCTGAGACATCCACGCATGAATTATGCAATGGATACCCTaagactaaaataattttgcaacCTAGTCAACATTCTCCAAGCTATAAACTCTCATCTTCCTCCCCACTCCCTATCCTCCCTCCCCAGATAAATCCATTTTTAGCCACAAGTTACCCCAATATGCTCACAGACGTACTAGAAGAGACTGAGGAATCAATCAAGGTACCCATGGTGAAGCCAAATACTTATAAACACATTAAGGCAGGTTTCACATCATTTCATTTTTGGACACAAAATGCTGGTCACTTCACTGCACATGCAAATAAGAAAGATTTAATACTTAATAAAAAGCTTTAGATTCATTTTTAGATATCAATTATAGAAAAAtcaaccttttttctttcttgttttaaaagagGTCAGAACATTACTGCACACAAAAGCAGATGTGTAGACACACCTATTGGAATGGATCCCCTTCCCTCTgcacacacagaaacagaggtcAGGGTTCTTGGCaccagaagagaaaggaggaaggttTCCTCATTGTCAGTCAGAAATGAGTCATCCTTCCATTCCGAGTTGAGAAGGTCCTTCTGACCTGACttaaaccaaagcaaaatataCCACAGAGTGGGTATATTTATCGTGAGAACTCTGTTCGACTATGCTCAGACATACACACAACTCCGTATCAAAAATGTGCACGGCAGTGCATTCAGTGTGGTGCTGGAACTAACTAAAAAAACCAATTGCCATTGATGTAAGACCAATTCCTCAAGTGTAACTTCCCCTACTAATCAAAACCTCAGGTGGAAGAGGCACTGGCAGTTCATCTCTGAGACTACACTTCCAAGACCAATGTGGTCTTTCGAGGAAAAGGAATTCAGCGACCCGAATTGACATATGGAATGACAATCCACAGCATAAAATGACCTCCCGACAGTCTGGTACAAACAGGTAGCCTACAGCAGAGTAGCCAAGGAGTGAAACAGCATCTCTCTCACTTGTGTTAGAGAGAAAATTGTTTCTATGGGTCATTGTTAAAGGTAATTTAAtagaaaagcttaaaaatgtaTCACCTATCAGTGACCCACaacgaaaaaaaaaagaaaaaaaaaaaaggacaggaaaTTTGGTTCCTAGTATTTTCCCTCCCACCATTTTATATTCCTTTATTCCCTCCCACTTTTGCATTCCCGATTACCCTACCCCtttagaaaaaggaaggggagtAGAGTTTAGTCAGGTTCCATCTTCAAAACTACCCAGCAATTAATGAACCATCAGCTTCTCAACATTTCCTGAAGCGTACATCAAAATGCTCATAGGTACAGTTGGATTGTTGGTGCAATTTACTTGGCAGACACTCTTGGCTTTGTAAATAGTTGTGCTGACCCTGCTGATAGGGTTTATACTGGGAATTCTTAGATGGAACTCcctagaagaaagagaaaaaaagaccttGTAAGTCAGTAAGAACTTTTTATATCTTTATAGCAAGTAATCCCTTAAAAGAATAAAGCACCATTGCCATAACATATCCATTTCTTTATCTCCTGTTTTTCACCTTCAGCAGACAGTTTATTCTGGTTCTTTGCTGTTGCCAGACCTTTGTAGTAGAAAGGAATGCAAGATATTCACTGTCCAAATAAAGCTACTGTTAGTGATGTGgtaaaacaggaaaatagaGAGAGCCCAGATATAAGACGGTGTCTCCCAAAGGCCAAATAGATTTCACATTATAATCAACCTTCCAGCCTGAAGGACTGCTTAACATATATCACTCTTCCTTCTACCTGAAATACAGCTGCCACTCCCTCCAAAggggcttttcttttcttctgctattcATCCTAAaaattccctttttccccctccacgTTCTTGATTCTTGCCTCACAGGCTCTGGAGTGTACATAATGAAGCACCCAGGGTATTGGCTATCCTATTTCAGCAGCAGAACACTAACTGCTTTTCTTAGGCTAAAACTTAAAATGaccaaaaattaaaatcagtgagTTCTGTTTTCATCTCACTGCATGAGCTCCAGTGACGATACATTCAGTGCTCCTGGCTAGGGTCACATCAAGGACCACAGCAAGGAAAAACTCTGCTTTGTAGCACAGTGCCCTGTCACTATCTAGTGCAACATACAACATTTAAGGGAATTCCTGTCGGTGTATCTTGACTTGGCCTTATGAATATGCTTTTTTCTGCACTGCTACAGAGTAATGATTCATTATTCAGAGCTATTTTGGTTTacaagacaataaaaaaaaattctgagcaCACCTTTAAAAAGTTCCACCGCACAAGTGAAAGTCAGAGGTATACTTGAGAACAAGAAGCAAGCCCTTTGTGATACTTTTAAGGGATGCACAATGTAAAGGCACATTTCTGTGAATCTGGTAGTTACTACTGTTACGCTatcttaaatttttcaaatgtttccaGATTTTGAATATATATGTTCTTCTGTAACTTTCAGTTTATAAATTCCCACCACATATAAAGTTTTTTAGCAACTTCCCTCTTTTGATGGACAGGTTGCCTTTTTCTAACAGTCTGcgaatattattttaaaaattccacaAATGTGCCCTCCTCTAATGTAAACTGCAAGAAAACGTGTactaaaaatgcaaaagtgaGAGAGGCAGGGGGAGAAGCTGAGTCCATAAGGTGGCAGTTGTCCTTTCTGACCACACTGTCCTCTTGCCTATCATAGgaagtaataaataaataaataggggGGAAAAATTGACATCGCaagacaaatacatttttaagaacTGATCCACTTTCAAGACAGAATCCTTCAAGCACTTACATACACATTCTGGTTACACATTTAGACCACCTGACACAGGCATAAGGCCCAGAGCACTCCATGACAATGCAAGCACTCACCAGACATCACAcacatcaaaatatttcatttttttttcccaaaagcaTGGCTACTACAGCTTTGAAAGTACATGTTAAAAAGCAAAGACTTGTCAATATATACTAAGATTCCTTCTGAAACATTTCTGCATTCAATGAAGTACAGTTTAAGGTGAGACAGGATGCTATCACATTACCTGGACTATACATTCTCCATCTCCTGGTCATggtcctgctcctcctcctcctcttcctcttctccttcttcctcgcctccttctttctctgaagGTGCTTCCCCATCTCTTGCTATTTCCTCCACATGGGCAAGCATGTCAGCCATCAGAGCTTCCTCCAGCCTCTTTCGCACCTGCTGCACCAGTTCCTCTTGCTTCCTGCCCCAAATCAACGAACACCAACATCAATCCTCAAAGCTGCCTCTTTCAAGAGAAAGGCATCTTAAATCCCTCATACACAAGGCTGGGCAGACAAGCATGGCTTTGAAAGAGCTCTCTGTAAGAACTGCATTGTAAAAAAATTGCCTGGCATTATACTGTAAGTGAAGATGAAAGGAACACTTTAAAAACTTGTCCAGTATTTCCTATTACAAGTCCTTAGCATTGACTGCACCATTTTTAATTCTGCCTGAAATTTGCCTAATCTAGCAGCTGACtcaagaccttttttttttttttaaaaaaattcctagcACTAATATTAattcaaacaagaaaaagtcAGGCTACCCTGCTCAGATTTCCAGAAATGAGATTGgagaaaattaagtttctgACCATTTCAATCTTTTTGCTCATTCTCCTTTTGAGTCACAACCTTAAATTCTACAGCTCCTTTTCTGTCAGTCATAGTAAAGAAGTGATCAACAATCAGCAGCTCATGGGACTCCTATTTCATCTCAGCCACAGGAAATCACAAAGTTATAAACAGACCATTTTTCCTGGTCATTCATATATAAATCaagcacaaaaaaaagttatcctGTAATTCAAAAAGATTTATCAATCGAACAGTCAAAACAAGTACTACCTTTAAACGCTGTTAATGAATGCAAAGTAGCGTGCTTTCAGATTAGTGTCTTTAGTATATTCAGTTCTCTATCAAGTGCTTAAAGCTGAATTTGACCAGTCTTGATTTAGCAATATAATTAATTACTGAAAGCAAGCTATACCTAAATAAATTGCATCCTTGTTCACTGCCACCGCAGCAGTTAGTGATTTTATTTGGTCCTGTGCTGACACACAGTAAGGTGAAGAGAATTGAAATGCACTGTTCAGGATTTCTCCAATCCCTTCTTTGCTTAGAGGCGCCTTAATCGAGGTTACTCAAATTCAGACAcctttttcaataaaagcaGACATACTCtgacatgaaaaacaaatatgaaCCTGAAACCTCAGAGTAACCAtggtcaaaataaaaaataatgggCTTTAAGTACATGCCTGTATGAGAACAGCTTTgtgtaacaatttttttctaccttGTTCCAAGACAGTAAGTGATATTTCTATTTAATACCTAATATCTTCATCTGTCACCATAAATGCTTTGCAAAGTGGCTGTGAGGTGTTTAGCCAAACTCCAGGATTCTTCTCTACAGCCGCGGACAGCTGTCCGGTGATAGGCATAGTGCTAGTGTGCAGAGCACTAGCTATAGCAGAAAGAAGGGTTTCATCAGTGCAACCAGGTCCAACCCCTGCAAGTGGGAGGAAAAGCGATAATCAACATTGCACAAGACAAAGAACAGCAAATCAGGATAACAGgcattatttaaattttaattgcaaAGCACATACTGTCATTTAGAAAGGTAACACAACATAAATCTCAGTCCTAAACACTTCTAACAGCACCTGTACAACTCTCTCCAGGGTTATTTAAACCTAGATCAATTCCTCATTCTGTTACACAAGAAAAACCTAATTGGGAATGGAAGCTGTTTCCATTCTGCTTCTGGaaaatgaacacacacacacacacacacacaaaagtcaAGAAGCTTTGCTTCAGTATCTCCTCAGGACAAAGGGCACCGAGACTTCCAGTCACAGTACTAACAGTTCCTGCTGAAGCAGGAATGGTCCACAGCACTGACGAGCACTGGAGAACAAGGAGGTCAAACACAATACCTTCAGATCACCGCTGATTGGTATCAAAATGCCACCCCTGGAGTTAAGGGCAGACTCTGATTACCTTGTAAACCTTTTGGAAGGTCCATTGTTTTCACCAGCTCCTCTGCAATGTCAAAAGCATTCAGTCCACTTaatttcttctcccagaagaGCTGACATCAAAGAAAGTGTTTATTGgcacaaaacagaaatggaatTGACAACTACACAAAGCACCTGCTTACTATCTAAAGGGGGCAGAACACTGCTGCAGACAATTTTATATTAGATTTACTACAAAAGGGGTCTGCCACGTCTGACAGTAAGGAACAATCCTCATTACCAATCAGTCCCGCAACAACTCCCGATTTGCTGCCTTGAGAGAGACCTTTTCTTCCAGGGACAGGTACTTTCACTGCTTCTGAACTGGAACAGTAAGGCGAGGCTTGCTGGCTTTCATTTAAGTGCACAGAGTGTGGGACAGACTTTTTTACACTCCTATTACTCTCCTGCTGTGTCACACATACCACAGAAGTTAAGGAATGCAAGAATTGTATCCAAGCTCTTCCCAAGGTAAAGCattattttattcctctctAGCAGTTTCTCATGGGAACAACCATATCTATCTAGTCCTTTACTGTATTTTGAATCAGGTTCTCCTCAAGCTTAAGCACACATGAATGCACGGTTTGGTGGGAAGTCAGATACTTTACCTAGATACACCTTCAGCTCTCAGTCTACATATATAAGGATGATCAACGAATAGCTGGAATACCAGTTGTCTGGCAAGAAAGCAATTTTATCTAGGTTTTGAGAAACTAAGAATTTACCCCAAACAGTCCACACATGGCCCCTTTTCATGCCTGTCAAAATCTGAGTGCAACTGAACCCACATTACTTTTCCAATTACCAGCTCACAACATGGGGAATAAGTACAGTGACAGCCAAAACACACAGGCTGGATATTCTCTAGCCTATGACTTTCAAATAGATGAATTTTAAGCCAGCGCATGACGGGACTTAGCACTGCTTTCAAATTTTGAAGAAACATCTGGAGTCTGCTGACCAGAGGTTAATATAAGCTGCAGTCCAgtaaaatactttaaagctGTAATTTAACAGACTCTTAGATGTATATTGCAAAGACAGACACAAGAAAGAGCAAGTTTGCCCCATCTAtgatacataacagaaaatgaaatatataaacCAATAcgtgtatatatattatatatacagtatatttatttttttatatatacacacttatATACATAAAAACCTCTAAAGGACCTTCTCAGAAAACAGACTCCAATGTTgtcatagaaaagaaaaaggattacATAAGGAAAGCACGAGCAGAGTCTAGGAAGCTGCATTACAACAAGTAGTAACATGAGCAGCAAAACTACACAGGTCAGATTACAACATCTTTGTGTACTGGGGCTGATCTCTGCTGTCTAATAGATTGCATTCACACATCAATCTGCACTCACATATCAATCTCTTCCACAAGAGGGATACAAATCTTTATCCAGCTCAGAGTTTTGCATATCAATGTCATATCTTTAGTGTCCTCTTTTATTGTCTTAATTAGCCAAGGGGTTTAGAAGAACTGCAACAACACTACGAACACACATGCTCTACTTCCTTAGAAAAGCATGCTAAAACCCTAGcaacctgttaaaaaaaaaaaacaaaccaaaaaaaccccccaaaaccccacaacaaaccaaccaccaaaACAAACTACCCAACTCCATTTCAAATAGAACCTCTCTCACACTTAAGAAAGGTAGTTTTTAAGTTTGCAGAAAAGGTTTTCATTGTAAGAGATGGGTAGTTTATagggtatttttaaattttattgaaaTCACTTTGTCTCTTGGAATGATGTATTTTAATTCCACCAGACTTGCAAGAGTTTAACTTGTACTGATAATTGATACTGATGACAGCATCTGAACAGACTAATGAAGCTGAACATCTAGTTTCCAAAAGTTATAAAGATGGACTCACTACAGGAAAGGATTCACAGAATCCCTGGTGTGAGCTCTGCAGAGGAAACAGGCTGTCAGCTCTAGGTAATATTAATGAAATAAGAATGCCTTCCAAAGGCTGCTTTGAACAGGTACATCTTATTCTACCAGTGCCCAACTTCAAAGCCATACTTGTCCTAAGCATGCTTTTTGCATCCTTTCACTAGatgaaattaaactgaaagATTTCCTTTAGTTTTGGTGTATTCTCTTTTTGCAAATACACAGTATGataagaaaaacagtttgaTTTTGTAGTAATAATGACATTCCATGTGAATTTATGACCTTATTCATACAGGTAGAGTTAACTACTACTGACacaagcatctgaaaaaaaggcCCATGCAGGGGGTACAATCCTTCGCACTACATCACAAACACCACATTGTATGTGGTCCGTACAGGAACAGGGATTTCTTGAAACACAGAATTCTGATACAACTGGAACATTTGACAGTGATTCCAATCACAATGCAAATGTCCCATGAAGTGGTTACCATGTCTGCCTAAATTTGTAGATAATACTTAATGTCAGCATTAAGGAAATGAAGGCTTAACTACAGCAGAATTGTGATCTAAACAAAGGTTGGAGTTTAGTTATAAAACACAGTGCAGACAGCATATTAACTGTATATTGGAAATgggttttgttctgattttaaaagctggCAGCACTGTAAGTTATTGTTTCTGAAATATCAGAGACTTCAAATTGCCATGGACTATTTGTTCAGCATCACAAAGTTAAAGTGGTTTATTTTGGGACACTCccagcagcaaaaccaggaTTTTCTTAGTTCTGGAGAAGCAGCTACTAAGCTGCAAGCCTTACCTGCCGGGGCTGGTCCACAGCTTTCTGAGGATCACTCTTCACCTTATTGCTGGGATGGTTTGTGATTTTTGTGACAGGTTGTTTGAATATGGAGGCTGTCTGTCTGACAGGCAGTGCTGTGTTCAAATCAGGCTTGCCCtaaaaatttcaaacaaaaggaggggaaaagcccatacaaatattttcaatttgcTAAAATGCTACTACAGCCATGAAGATGTACAGTGGGGAAAAGAAGAGTTCATGGACTTGAAAACTTGTCTCATCTCAAGCTATATGAGTTAGACTGCTAAAAATGCATAACTACCTTCAAATCTTGCCTTAGACCTATCAAAATTAAACAAGGTTTTCCACTCTTTCACATCCTACTTAACATACTAGCCTCCTCTCATTCTAGTTTATACACATTGATTTATCCCAATTTTGACAGAATTTAGGAGTCGGAATACTGAGTTTGCACTTTGAAAAGTCATTTGTAGATCACTAAAACAGAAGACTGACACAATATTTgtaataattagaaaaattatGAAGTGGGATTTAGAGACCATTTTGTGAATCCAGAAACCATTCTAAACCTTTCTGTTTCAATTCAGTTGTGGACACCAATAGACAAATCAATACAGCTGGAACCGTGATCACTTTTTTTACCTTCGGTTCTtaacaaaacttatttttaaacgGAGCTCATAACAAACAAGTTTTCACTACATGACTGCATTTTATGTTAGTGGAAACACAGGAAGACCATTCCTCGTTCCTGAGATCTAACATGCAAGTCTTGAAATGGCTGTAGGACATACTTTGTTCTTGAGGACGCAGACACTCCGTCTGCTTAACATATTTATTCATGAGATGTAGAAAAGATGTATTCAGGACAAATATCATTCTGAACCATCTGTATGCTAATCCATTTATAAGCCAATGATAACTACATGTACATTTATTGAAAGGTTTGGGCAGAATTTTTAGCCTATGAGATGTGTGTTAGCTGCTGGTCTCTGCAGCAAGgcaagtttcttttaaaatatcaccATAGCACCTAGCGCTGTAAGTAAACGTTCCAATCACTCTGATGATGGTGATTCTTGAGTGGTTGacatatttagaaaacaagCATTATGCTATTTTCCACATTTAATGTTTAGGTGCATAGACATAAGCTTCTGGGTTCTGCAAAAGGTTTTAGCATCTGATAAAGATACTTAGAATGACATGAGCCAATCTATCCAGACAGGCAGTATACCAATGTCACTGTAATCTTGACTAAACCTTAACAATCAAAATTAGCAGGTGCCAAACACAGactcttttattttgttctacAAATAGGCCTTGCCATCCTCTTGCCTCTTCAGCTTTTTGCCCGAAACACATCCCCTCCTTAAATCAAATCCAAAGCCGAGATACCAGCACGGCCTATGGATAGCCCCATGGAGTCGCTCGCTTGCAGGAGGCTGCGTTACCTCgtccctgctgccccaggccactcttccctcctctcccaaaCCAAatgccagagcagagcagagctgctgcacagTCACAGAAGTCAGCTGGAGAGTCACGGGTCTGGAGGAGATCGCACTGGAGAAGGCAATCTCACACtccagggaggggaagagaaaaagatgccagccctccctccagcccttcTGTACAGAAGATTTAGCAGTACCGCAATATTCTTCCATGGTATCAGCACCCTGGAAGAATCAGTGAATTGCAGTATTTGTCCAACACCCCATAACAGAGATGTTATCGTCCTCAACTCCAGTTTCACACATTAATTACAGAATGCTTAATTTTCACGCTATCACAGATACTGTTCTGAGAGGCAGTCTGGCCAGTACAATAGCAGACAGAAAGGGGAAAGCTGCCACTGCATCTTAGTCTTACTTTGGCTTGGTTGGAACAGTCATAGCGCATCCTCTGTCTGTTCTTGTTCATTTTATTCATCAACATTTTTCCTGTGCGGAAGTCAAAAGTGCTCAGGTCCATCGAGCTCCCCAGGTAGCGCGCCAGCTGGGGCTTGCTTCGGAACTTTTTACCACTTgggctgaaaagaaaacacagaaaagaaacaaggaggGAAATTAAAACCCTCTGGACTTCAATACCAGCGCTCGCTGCAGCTCAGGAGAggctatttttatttccttcatgaAAAACAATGTGTGCTGAACTTCCAAGAATGAAGCTCACATTAAACTCTAAATGGATATTATTGCTTTCATATTAACTCCTTCTTATGATTATTGTGGAAGAGACATGAAGTGCAAACCATGTTTTTACGTTTTTATACGTAAAAAGGAACATTCAGACCAGGTATAAATGAACATAGCATAATTCACCCAATAACCAACATGGAAGATATCAGCACAGATGTAGTTATCATTCAGTGGTCTCAAAAAACAAATGCCCATTTTCAAGCATaatttcttctcccaggagtGTTACATTTGACTAGCACCACAAACATCTCCTCCAACTCCTtccccgacacccccccccccgaatagCACATTCTGGTTTGATTACAGGTCTTTGGTAGCATTCCGAACACTTAACTTCAGGATTACATAGTAGCAAGGAGAAAGAACAGAAGTTAAGGGCTGACAAGCTGCAAAGCAAAGGTTTACAAAGCTTTAATGATGCAAAGATAAAGGTCAAAACCTTGGAAAACTTTCCATTAATGGCAAAACTGAAAAGAGATTCTTTTAAAACACCTTGTTTCACATGAAAGACTACAACCTGGCAAGCAGGCACAACTTACTCCAACtccttgttgttttttttcttttttatttttttaatattatagcATAACCTTTTGCACTACTACAAAAAGCAATGCTAGGCAAGCTCTTTTATTTCTTAtgcataaagcaaaaataagtcAATGTGTTATGACTGCAGTGCAGAACTATACAGACAATAACCACAAAGTATTCTTCACATTCTCATTTAGCATAATAACAACACCTCCATTCCCTtcatttctcttatttctgGTTTCCTGCAACTTGCATATTCAATCTTAGTACCCATCTAGTAGAAGCTCACTCCACATACATCTATCATACTAAACACACGTTAGTTGGGTGAAAGGCATTTTAAGACCAAAAATGCCAGTTACCACCCCACCCCTATTtatctattttcttcttttagagaGCAGTTAGTAGTGttagaacatttttttcagccataGTGCATGGAAGCAGGGTGATCTCCTCCCTAGCCTACAAATACCCTCTGCTCTCGATGTACCAAGGATCTCATTTAGCAGATGTACGGTCACATCCCAGTGAGACCTCACTAATGGGTTGCCCATTGTACACAGTGGTGGCACCCTTGAGTTCCACAACTCAGTCCAGAGCAACCTCACAATATCGAAGGGTTGAACTTCAGATGACTAGAAGCAGTACCTACATATTAGAGTCCCTGTTTTCTCTACTGAGGAGAGAAATGGTATCAATGCAACTTATACCTGCTGGAGACAAATCAACATCAATGATGTTCAAATGCTTTCTGAGGACAGTTGGAGCTCTGTGATTaaggttttcttctgttattcCTTAAGCCAGAAATGCAGGCTACTTGTTGCAAGGTTTCTACTTGAAGGCCAAGAATAACTTGAAATAATAAAGTTGT comes from Haliaeetus albicilla chromosome 8, bHalAlb1.1, whole genome shotgun sequence and encodes:
- the MBD3 gene encoding methyl-CpG-binding domain protein 3 isoform X3 — translated: MERKSPSGKKFRSKPQLARYLGSSMDLSTFDFRTGKMLMNKMNKNRQRMRYDCSNQAKGKPDLNTALPVRQTASIFKQPVTKITNHPSNKVKSDPQKAVDQPRQLFWEKKLSGLNAFDIAEELVKTMDLPKGLQGVGPGCTDETLLSAIASALHTSTMPITGQLSAAVEKNPGVWLNTSQPLCKAFMVTDEDIRKQEELVQQVRKRLEEALMADMLAHVEEIARDGEAPSEKEGGEEEGEEEEEEEEQDHDQEMENV
- the MBD3 gene encoding methyl-CpG-binding domain protein 3 isoform X1, with protein sequence MPKAALPGHRGGPRRPALGAFPLGQASPGRDRTLSHFSPSGKKFRSKPQLARYLGSSMDLSTFDFRTGKMLMNKMNKNRQRMRYDCSNQAKGKPDLNTALPVRQTASIFKQPVTKITNHPSNKVKSDPQKAVDQPRQLFWEKKLSGLNAFDIAEELVKTMDLPKGLQGVGPGCTDETLLSAIASALHTSTMPITGQLSAAVEKNPGVWLNTSQPLCKAFMVTDEDIRKQEELVQQVRKRLEEALMADMLAHVEEIARDGEAPSEKEGGEEEGEEEEEEEEQDHDQEMENV
- the MBD3 gene encoding methyl-CpG-binding domain protein 3 isoform X2; amino-acid sequence: MERKSAFPLGQASPGRDRTLSHFSPSGKKFRSKPQLARYLGSSMDLSTFDFRTGKMLMNKMNKNRQRMRYDCSNQAKGKPDLNTALPVRQTASIFKQPVTKITNHPSNKVKSDPQKAVDQPRQLFWEKKLSGLNAFDIAEELVKTMDLPKGLQGVGPGCTDETLLSAIASALHTSTMPITGQLSAAVEKNPGVWLNTSQPLCKAFMVTDEDIRKQEELVQQVRKRLEEALMADMLAHVEEIARDGEAPSEKEGGEEEGEEEEEEEEQDHDQEMENV
- the MBD3 gene encoding methyl-CpG-binding domain protein 3 isoform X4 translates to MDLSTFDFRTGKMLMNKMNKNRQRMRYDCSNQAKGKPDLNTALPVRQTASIFKQPVTKITNHPSNKVKSDPQKAVDQPRQLFWEKKLSGLNAFDIAEELVKTMDLPKGLQGVGPGCTDETLLSAIASALHTSTMPITGQLSAAVEKNPGVWLNTSQPLCKAFMVTDEDIRKQEELVQQVRKRLEEALMADMLAHVEEIARDGEAPSEKEGGEEEGEEEEEEEEQDHDQEMENV